Proteins encoded by one window of Anopheles maculipalpis chromosome 2RL, idAnoMacuDA_375_x, whole genome shotgun sequence:
- the LOC126556425 gene encoding histone H2A gives MSGRGKGGKVKGKAKSRSNRAGLQFPVGRIHRLLRKGNYAERVGAGAPVYLAAVMEYLAAEVLELAGNAARDNKKTRIIPRHLQLAIRNDEELNKLLSGVTIAQGGVLPNIQAVLLPKKTEKKA, from the coding sequence ATGTCTGGACGtggaaagggaggaaaagtgAAGGGAAAGGCAAAGTCCCGCTCGAACCGTGCCGGTCTACAGTTCCCGGTTGGCCGTATCCACCGTCTGCTGCGCAAAGGCAACTATGCCGAGCGCGTCGGTGCTGGTGCACCAGTGTATCTGGCTGCCGTGATGGAGTACTTGGCCGCTGAAGTGTTGGAGCTGGCAGGAAACGCTGCGCGAGACAACAAGAAGACCCGCATCATCCCGCGTCATCTGCAGCTGGCCATCCGCAACGACGAGGAATTGAACAAACTGTTGTCCGGTGTGACCATCGCCCAGGGCGGTGTGCTGCCCAACATTCAGGCCGTGCTGTTGCCGAAGAAGACCGAAAAGAAGGCTTAA